The genomic region GGACACGCACCTTGAGGATGTAGTTCTCGTCACCCGCGACGCTGTGGCACGCCTCGATCTCCGGGACCCCGGCGAGCCGTTCGGCGATGTCGTCGGGGGCGCTGGGGTCGAAGGGCTTCACCGAGATGAACGCGGTGAGCGGCAGCCCCACCGCCTCGGGGTCGACGACCGCGGCGTACCCGCGGATGACACCGCGCTGCTCCAGCCTGCGTACGCGCTGGTGCACCGCCGATGTGGACAGGCCCGTGGCCTTGCCCAGGTCGGTGTAACTCATCCGCCCGTCCTTGACGAGCAACTCCACGATCCGGCGATCCAGCTCCTCCATACGGATCAACCTATGGCCCCAGGTCACTCCAGGCACAGCCGGAGCGGCCGGTAAGGGGGAACTGCGGCAGCCATGTGACGAAGACCACAGGCCTGGAGCCGTGTCCGCGGGGAACGCGCGATTACCGCGCGGACGGGGCGGGAAGTGCTTGCTGTGGTCGAGACCACAGTTTCTGGTCGGCCCACCCGAGGGGGAGATTCTCCATGCAGAAGCTTAAAAGCGTTGATTCCATCGAGCCCGCCGAGCTCGC from Streptomyces sp. NBC_01267 harbors:
- a CDS encoding Lrp/AsnC family transcriptional regulator is translated as MEELDRRIVELLVKDGRMSYTDLGKATGLSTSAVHQRVRRLEQRGVIRGYAAVVDPEAVGLPLTAFISVKPFDPSAPDDIAERLAGVPEIEACHSVAGDENYILKVRVPTPLALENLLTRIRSLAGVSTRTTVVLSTPYEARPPQI